From Ictalurus punctatus breed USDA103 chromosome 2, Coco_2.0, whole genome shotgun sequence:
AGTGGCTGGACTTCAGCGTCAAAGGCTACATGATGTCCAAGCCCATAGACAACCAGTGTGAGTACTAAAGTGTGTAAGAAAATATTTGTCGTAGCGGATTAGTTCCCTGTCAGTCTGCTCTGGAGCTCCTTCCTTCTAGTATTGACCATCGCGTTGACCCGAAGAGTCACCGACTCGAACATCTGTAACCTTTTTCCACCGCGTGTTCACAGTCCTTCGTCGACCGATCAGAAGCGGCACCTCGGGCGACGCCAGCGACAGCGAGGAGGAGCTAGCTGCCTTCTGCCCGACAGTAAGTACACTTCACACATGAACAGCTCCAGTGTGCTACTTGTTACAGTTTGAGCAGGTGCGGTGGGGTGTACGTTGGATAAATGTTCTGAGGCGGGGGGGAAACCCCGTCAAGCAAACAAATAATCTGCTATCGAGCTTGCGAACGGATTCCCAAGTAGACCGTGTAAAGATTCAGTACTCACAAGTGACACAAATATTCCAGAGTCCAGAAATCAGCAACAAACGAATCAGCTTTTCAGACATCAAGCACTTTCTTCCATTCCTGCATGTGTTTAGTGACGGGTTTTTACTGTGAAATTTTTTCtcttccccctcccccctcatCCTGGAGTTTGACGAGGCAGCGTTTGATAAGGAATTAGCCGTGACTGATTCGGAGCACTCGGACGCAGAGGTGTCGTACACGGAAAACGGCACCTTTAACCTGTCCAGGGGACAGACTCCTCTCACCGAGGGCTCAGAGGGTGAGAGAGATCATGTGTTTATGTCTGTCTTTGGTTTTTATTCGATACCGATTGATACTTTTCTGTTTCGTTTGATATGAACGAAcgaactgttgttgtttttttttctttcttcttcttctttcttttttcttttctcctgaCCAGAACTCGACAGGCACAGTGACCCAGAAGAGTCATTCGCGCAGGACCTCCCAGACTTCCCGTCTATAAACCCAGACGCCACGCTGATGGACGACGATGACGACCCCAGCCTCGGGCTGCCCAGCTCGGCCGGCGTCTCCGGCCATCATCGCGCCTCCGCCTCCTCCGCTTTGCTGGACCTGGACACGCAGCTGGACTCGGACCAGGACGACTTCGACACCGACCTCTCGCTCGGCGGCTTTACCATGAGCTCCGACATCACCGGCGATCTAGCGGGTATCCTGGCCAGCAACATGATCCAGGCGGCTCTCTCGGGGGCCATGCAGGCTCCGCGCAGATACAGGAAACAGTCGAGCTCAGAGCTGGACCCGGACCTGGACCAGGACCAGGACGACTTTGAGCTGCTGGATCAGTCCGAGCTCAACCAGATGGATCCTGTAGGGGGATCAGGGGCGAGAGGAAGCGGCCAGAACAGAACACGGGGATCCGGCTTCCTGTCCAACCTGCTAGGGAAGCCACAgtgagccgtgtgtgtgtgtgtgtgtgtgtgtgtgtgtgtgtgtgtgtgtgtgtgtgtgtgtggtctgatacacacctacctatagCAACACCTTCTACCTGTTCTCTAGAGCATACTCACAGGTGTACTTCTAGGTGTGTGTCTTGCACGGGTCACGAATGTTGTTGTATCTGAGGTTCCGCTAGTCGGTGGCTCCAGTCGATCACTGtgaagttgtttttgttttctcggATGTTTCCCCGTTTTCCCCGACTCTTTTCTTTCGTAGGCACAGCAATAGCACACCAGGACCGGGAGAAGTATTACAGAAACCAGCAAAGCAAACGCCAAAACCTTTTAACAGCATCCGAAAGGTAACAAACCGAGCCTTATTTCTAAACCTCTCCAACGGCAAAAATTCTGTACAGTCGGCGTGGTTTAATGTCGATCCACTCGCGATGGGACCAATCCGCCACACATTCCTGTAGAGACGCCGGAGATCACGCGCACCTCCAAGAACGCAGCACGCGGTCAGGCGTCGGCTCGTGACCGCGTCCACGAACGCTGCCGAACGACGATCGAGGCTCGATTAGAACGTACCGTAATCCTCATTTACCCTGCTTCCTGTTCGACGCTAAGCCGGGGGGGGGACCCCCCGAATATTTCGAGCTCAGAGGTCAGTAACTTCAACTTCGCCAGTATGTCCtgcaccacaaaaaaaaaaaggttataaaataaaatatacagcaTTTCTGAGAAGCACTTTACAGCGATGACCCTCTTCACGACCGCACAGGAGCGGGGTTCGGGTCCTCACGGCCCTACTCCGTTAGAACCGTTAACGGTAGCAAGCAACGGCGGAAATATCGAGAAGGAGGTAACTAGAGCGTCTTCCTAGAAATGCACGCAACCCGATTAAAGATGTTTACCAGCGAACACGGAACAAGACGGAAGCCTGGAGTAACTCATAACCACCTCTTACaaccgcggtgagcagaaaagcatctccgagCCGGCGGTACATCGGACCCCGAGGCGAACGGAGCACAACGAGAGAAGACCACATGAGGTAGCGCCGCTCTAAGccgagaacaggaatctgagcaCAGAATCCGGACATCTGAGCGTTTGAAAAATCTCACCGTGCGTAGGAAAACCCAAACCCGATACCGAAGCCAACACCCGAGAGGGACGCGGATATAACGCCGACGTCTCCGACGTCTGATCCATCTCGAGTCTGTTTACGTATTTCACCCGCAGTCTTGATTTAAAAGCCCACCTCATGCTGACGTTCCCCTCGGTGGAGTTTTGAGATGAAATCTGATTGACGTGTACaccgcagtgtgtgtgtgtgtgttagtaggAGTAGGAAGCAGTGTGGTGTCATGCAGTGATGCTTCATTTGCTCGTTTGCTGtggtgttggttttttttttttttttttttttctccttccttcGATGACCTGCTCACgtcatttttgtttcatcctTCTATAGTAGATCTGCAGTATCGTGCGCTCCGGTTTGATTCTTGCTGTACAGGTGAAATGTCCTGATCTTCACCATAGATGTGCGTATAGAAATGTATCACATCGTCGTCCCGTGTACAGCGCTACACTGGCTTCTACAGACGTCACGCGACCATattcgcaaaaaaaaacaaaacactaaagTGTATCTATTAGGAAAAGCTCCGATCCTTAGCTCGTGCGTGTAGAATTCGCTGCATTTGCAAGCTACGGACATCTAATCTGTAAACAGATGGATAGATTAGACTGCGGTTCTATTAGGCAAAGTTCATTTCCTGTCACATTTAAAACGGTTAAAAATATTATCGCGTTTTatcacgttatagcagctattaaCAGTCTCCTCACCAGCACCTCGTTTTTCTttcagggttaggggttcgataTCTCTtgatgttgtttattattattattattattattattattattattattataataagtcAAAAAGCAGAAACACACAGCGTGTCGTTATACGTTTTCATTTGCTTGGTGGCACGTCGTTAACCCGTCTATAGGGACGTCCGCCTGACGAGTCCCTATGTAtgttgttgctatggtaacgATAACGTATTACAGTGGGCAGGTCAAGATAAATGACGTAGAGCCGACGGAAACGCCACGTTGTCTTGTACTGGGATgatgcgggggggggggggggggggacacacgacacacacgacTTTACAGCCAGAGGAAATGTAGGGGTTAGAGTGTATTATGAACTTTGTTTTTATTCGTATTTTCAAGTaataaaagacatttttattatattattaaaaatatatatatatatatatatatatataattaatgcaGAAAAGGAGAAACTGGACTGGAATTTGAAACGGATTTCTGAAAACTGGGTTAAAGTAAACGTGAACgaatcccccccccccggtCCATTACAGCCGTGTAAAAGTACTGAACGCTACCCACAGCAGATGAAAGAAAAGAGCGTAATGAAGAGATTTGACGTTTTGCTCTTCTTTCATTCGTTTTAAGTGCGCCCTTTGTCCTGCTTTCGATTCGATTTTTTTTGCTGCCGTTGTTGTTCATGAAATCACGGACGTTCTTCCATCTCCGCACCTGTCCGAACAGCACAACAGCACCTGTCGAGTGCCCCTGTCAGCCACGTTTGTGTTCGGATAGACATTATATCTCGATGTAGCGCAGAAACACGTGACTTTCATCCTCGCCACCATCACGTCATCTTTTCCACTTCACCCCAGCGTAAAACCTTTTCACGCCCATAATATTCCATATCCGAAgggaaaatatttcaaattcgAACCTCCTGCGGGAGCCACTCGAACTCGCTTATCTTCCAGtacttacttcctgtccaatATGTACATCTATGGTGATGTTATCTTGACATTTGCGCAGTTGCACACGCTAGTGGAGGATTTAGAGTCCGTTTTGCACCCGAATTGAAAGAAACTGACATCCTGTCGCTGATAAAGAGGAAGCAGGTCACAACCTGGATGTCCTCTTTCTTCATCTTAATACGTGTATCTTAGACACGTGCCAATCATCGCTGTATAGTACTCAATATACGTCACGCTATTCCACGCACACGATAAAATAACGACTTAAACCTTACGTACTGTTCAGAAGCACTGGTTTTCGTTAGAATGAATCTAACATGGCATCTCTGCGACTACAGAGTAAGGTTCGAGGCGTGCAGTCGGTATAAAAGCGACGTCACGACGTTAAGACGTTAATTGAGGACTAATCAGCACAAAGTCCTGACACGCAAACTTTAATCAAAACGATAACgccctttttaaaattttgtatttattttttttttttttcaaaaaaaggaCCGCACGACGTGTACGGACGTTATTCGCATCGCCGAATCGCACACACGTGCCGACGTGTTTCTTTTTCCATGCCGTCTTTCCATGAGGAGAAACGTAATCGCCGGTCGTCAACTTATTCTCCTGTTGTGAGCCAGAAAGAAATCACTTGACATTAGGATCCAAACGAAacgataaaatatcaaacaggAGCGAAGTATCAGCATTCCGGCCGCCTGTGTTCACCTCACAACATAAACGACttgtaaagagattttttttttcttctttttttctagaTAAAGAAACggtaatttaataaaatgtgtaGTTGATAAAGAATTAAGATATTCTGCAGCATAAGTGTCATGTACATCTGATGGATCTTCTGCTACTCTGTAGATTTTTGATATGTTTTGATGTGCAATGAATaaattctgaaataaaaacctttCCCACTTTTTAAACGtctctgtttttattcctcttttttttattttcttcttttatagAAGTTCTTGAAATTATCACTAAAAGGACGATCACGTATGGAATAGTATTTTAATTTGACCGAACTGAATTGCGCCCAAAGACGGTCGACGACAAAGTCGTAGCAGTGGCCAAAATGTATTGTTAATTACCCTTGTGCGTCCTTATGGACTTTTTCGTCTTCCCCGTTTCGTCGGTGTTCATGCAAACGGCTTATAAAGTTTGCAAAAGGTGTGTGATGTTTCACTCTCATTTGCTTTTATGActctattttaaactaggtacaTGACACAGTTACACTCAcgaccttaaggacaaaaatgtcctcGTTGAAACCTGCAATATTTAATCTCTGTGACGTTTAAACATAAAATCGATGTCGGTGAAAGTGGAAAATATTAATATAGAATATTTTTATGACTGGTTTTGGACCTgaacatttttgtcctctatggatgtatgtgtaacttttttttttttttttttttaccgtcgCACAAGGGTTAAAATGTCAGCGTATGAGCAACGCTCATCTATAGGACGACGGCATACGATGACACGAAACTCATGGACGGCTACGGATATGATCGTTGCGATCGTGAAACATAAACGAAACACACTAACGGACAGAAACGTATCCTCGTCACCTCAGGCTCACTCTGAAGAACGTTTGTGTTTATCTGAGCCCGATAACTGATCACGCTAGTTGACGATGTAAACAGAACGTAgccattttctttaatcgcaggTCTATCGGCGGAGGCTCTTCATCATATAATCAGACGTGTTTGTCGTAGAATTTGGCCAAGTAATTACAAATTACGTTTAATTTGAGATAATATAGAGATGAAAACCGAGTCAGTAAGAACTCAAAAAGTAGTGTATGATGTAAATATGAATTCTAATCATTTACAAATGCCcttgttaatatatataaaataagagaAGTGTTGTGAAAAGCTTGTCAGTCTGTAGGTTATGAATAAAGGCTGCTGTAAAGATCCACACAGTTTTGTGGTCAGTTTTTTTAATTGATCAAATCAAAATTTCACACAATCGGTGCTCTGGTGTCTTTCAGTGGAATCAAAATGGCGTCTTGAGGGGCAATTTTTGTGCAACCAAACTTTAACCCTTCACTTGCGGTTGTGATACACGAAAAAGAACCACGTTTGAGTTCAGGAAAGTctttataaatgttaatatttcaCAACGTTCAGTTTTTATCTCTTATTTGTAAAGCAGCTTCACGCAAACATCGACCGTAAAGGGCTTAGCTACAAACATCTTGAGACTGCATATAGAGCGGTCGCTAACcggacgtgacgtgacgtgacgttgCGTGTGCGTCATTACGTCAATTCCCATGATGAAACGCGGGCGCGCGAGACTTCAGATTTTAGGATTGTTTCGTCGATGTTGAGGactgaaaatgagcaaaaaagaaTCCGGAGGTGAGTATAAACGTTATTCATTATATATGGCCAAACGAGTAACGCTTGTTCAAGTCAGAAcctagattttgttttaaacgaATTTATTTACGTATTGTTAGCTGATGTGCTACCACAAACAGTTGACTGTTTTCCGCTCATCTGGTTTCCGACAAGTCCCGCCTTCTGTGTTAAGATTGGCTANNNNNNNNNNNNNNNNNNNNNNNNNNNNNNNNNNNNNNNNNNNNNNNNNNNNNNNNNNNNNNNNNNNNNNNNNNNNNNNNNNNNNNNNNNNNNNNNNNNNNNNNNNNNNNNNNNNNNNNNNNNNNNNNNNNNNNNNNNNNNNNNNNNNNNNNNNNNNNNNNNNNNNNNNNNNNNNNNNNNNNNNNNNNNNNNNNNNNNNNNNNNNNNNNNNNNNNNNNNNNNNNNNNNNNNNNNNNNNNNNNNNNNNNNNNNNNNNNNNNNNNNNNNNNNNNNNNNNNNNNNNNNNNNNNNNNNNNNNNNNNNNNNNNNNNNNNNNNNNNNNNNNNNNNNNNNNNNNNNNNNNNNNNNNNNNNNNNNNNNNNNNNNNNNNNNNNNNNNNNNNNNNNNNNNNNNNNNNNNNNNNNNNNNNNNNNNNNNNNNNNNNNNNNNNNNNNNNNNNNNNNNNNNNNNNNNNNNNNNNNNNNNNNNNNNNNNNNNNNNNNNNNNNNNNNNNNNNNNNNNNNNNNNNNNNNNNNNNNNNNNNNNNNNNNNNNNNNNNNNNNNNNNNNNNNNNNNNNNNNNNNNNNNNNNNNNNNNNNNNNNNNNNNNNNNNNNNNNNNNNNNNNNNNNNNNNNNNNNNNNNNNNNNNNNNNNNNNNNNNNNNNNNNNNNNNNNNNNNNNNNNNNNNNNNNNNNNNNNNNNNNNNNNNNNNNNNNNNNNNNNNNNNNNNNNNNNNNNNNNNNNNNNNNNNNNNNNNNNNNNNNNNNNNNNNNNNNNNNNNNNNNNNNNNNNNNNNNNNNNNNNNNNNNNNNNNNNNNNNNNNNNNNNNNNNNNNNNNNNNNNNNNNNNNNNNNNNNNNNNNNNNNNNNNNNNNNNNNNNNNNNNNNNNNNNNNNNNNNNNNNNNNNNNNNNNNNNNNNNNNNNNNNNNNNNNNNNNNNNNNNNNNNNNNNNNNNNNNNNNNNNNNNNNNNNNNNNNNNNNNNNNNNNNNNNNNNNNNNNNNNNNNNNNNNNNNNNNNNNNNNNNNNNNNNNNNNNNNNNNNNNNNNNNNNNNNNNNNNNNNNNNNNNNNNNNNNNNNNNNNNNNNNNNNNNNNNNNNNNNNNNNNNNNNNNNNNNNNNNNNNNNNNNNNNNNNNNNNNNNNNNNNNNNNNNNNNNNNNNNNNNNNNNNNNNNNNNNNNNNNNNNNNNNNNNNNNNNNNNNNNNNNNNNNNNNNNNNNNNNNNNNNNNNNNNNNNNNNNNNNNNNNNNNNNNNNNNNNNNNNNNNNNNNNNNNNNNNNNNNNNNNNNNNNNNNNNNNNNNNNNNNNNNNNNNNNNNNNNNNNNNNNNNNNNNNNNNNNNNNNNNNNNNNNNNNNNNNNNNNNNNNNNNNNNNNNNNNNNNNNNNNNNNNNNNNNNNNNNNNNNNNNNNNNNNNNNNNNNNNNNNNNNNNNNNNNNNNNNNNNNNNNNNNNNNNNNNNNNNNNNNNNNNNNNNNNNNNNNNNNNNNNNNNNNNNNNNNNNNNNNNNNNNNNNNNNNNNNNNNNNNNNNNNNNNNNNNNNNNNNNNNNNNNNNNNNNNNNNNNNNNNNNNNNNNNNNNNNNNNNNNNNNNNNNNNNNNNNNNNNNNNNNNNNNNNNNNNNNNNNNNNNNNNNNNNNNNNNNNNNNNNNNNNNNNNNNNNNNNNNNNNNNNNNNNNNNNNNNNNNNNNNNNNNNNNNNNNNNNNNNNNNNNNNNNNNNNNNNNNNNNNNNNNNNNNNNNNNNNNNNNNNNNNNNNNNNNNNNNNNNNNNNNNNNNNNNNNNNNNNNNNNNNNNNNNNNNNNNNNNNNNNNNNNNNNNNNNNNNNNNNNNNNNNNNNNNNNNNNNNNNNNNNNNNNNNNNNNNNNNNNNNNNNNNNNNNNNNNNNNNNNNNNNNNNNNNNNNNNNNNNNNNNNNNNNNNNNNNNNNNNNNNNNNNNNNNNNNNNNNNNNNNNNNNNNNNNNNNNNNNNNNNNNNNNNNNNNNNNNNNNNNNNNNNNNNNNNNNNNNNNNNNNNNNNNNNNNNNNNNNNNNNNNNNNNNNNNNNNNNNNNNNNNNNNNNNNNNNNNNNNNNNNNNNNNNNNNNNNNNNNNNNNNNNNNNNNNNNNNNNNNNNNNNNNNNNNNNNNNNNNNNNNNNNNNNNNNNNNNNNNNNNNNNNNNNNNNNNNNNNNNNNNNNNNNNNNNNNNNNNNNNNNNNNNNNNNNNNNNNNNNNNNNNNNNNNNNNNNNNNNNNNNNNNNNNNNNNNNNNNNNNNNNNNNNNNNNNNNNNNNNNNNNNNNNNNNNNNNNNNNNNNNNNNNNNNNNNNNNNNNNNNNNNNNNNNNNNNNNNNNNNNNNNNNNNNNNNNNNNNNNNNNNNNNNNNNNNNNNNNNNNNNNNNNNNNNNNNNNNNNNNNNNNNNNNNNNNNNNNNNNNNNNNNNNNNNNNNNNNNNNNNNNNNNNNNNNNNNNNNNNNNNNNNNNNNNNNNNNNNNNNNNNNNNNNNNNNNNNNNNNNNNNNNNNNNNNNNNNNNNNNNNNNNNNNNNNNNNNNNNNNNNNNNNNNNNNNNNNNNNNNNNNNNNNNNNNNNNNNNNNNNNNNNNNNNNNNNNNNNNNNNNNNNNNNNNNNNNNNNNNNNNNNNNNNNNNNNNNNNNNNNNNNNNNNNNNNNNNNNNNNNNNNNNNNNNNNNNNNNNNNNNNNNNNNNNNNNNNNNNNNNNNNNNNNNNNNNNNNNNNNNNNNNNNNNNNNNNNNNNNNNNNNNNNNNNNNNNNNNNNNNNNNNNNNNNNNNNNNNNNNNNNNNNNNNNNNNNNNNNNNNNNNNNNNNNNNNNNNNNNNNNNNNNNNNNNNNNNNNNNNNNNNNNNNNNNNNNNNNNNNNNNNNNNNNNNNNNNNNNNNNNNNNNNNNNNNNNNNNNNNNNNNNNNNNNNNNNNNNNNNNNNNNNNNNNNNNNNNNNNNNNNNNNNNNNNNNNNNNNNNNNNNNNNNNNNNNNNNNNNNNNNNNNNNNNNNNNNNNNNNNNNNNNNNNNNNNNNNNNNNNNNNNNNNNNNNNNNNNNNNNNNNNNNNNNNNNNNNNNNNNNNNNNNNNNNNNNNNNNNNNNNNNNNNNNNNNNNNNNNNNNNNNNNNNNNNNNNNNNNNNNNNNNNNNNNNNNNNNNNNNNNNNNNNNNNNNNNNNNNNNNNNNNNNNNNNNNNNNNNNNNNNNNNNNNNNNNNNNNNNNNNNNNNNNNNNNNNNNNNNNNNNNNNNNNNNNNNNNNNNNNNNNNNNNNNNNNNNNNNNNNNNNNNNNNNNNNNNNNNNNNNNNNNNNNNNNNNNNNNNNNNNNNNNNNNNNNNNNNNNNNNNNNNNNNNNNNNNNNNNNNNNNNNNNNNNNNNNNNNNNNNNNNNNNNNNNNNNNNNNNNNNNNNNNNNNNNNNNNNNNNNNNNNNNNNNNNNNNNNNNNNNNNNNNNNNNNNNNNNNNNNNNNNNNNNNNNNNNNNNNNNNNNNNNNNNNNNNNNNNNNNNNNNNNNNNNNNNNNNNNNNNNNNNNNNNNNNNNNNNNNNNNNNNNNNNNNNNNNNNNNNNNNNNNNNNNNNNNNNNNNNNNNNNNNNNNNNNNNNNNNNNNNNNNNNNNNNNNNNNNNNNNNNNNNNNNNNNNNNNNNNNNNNNNNNNNNNNNNNNNNNNNNNNNNNNNNNNNNNNNNNNNNNNNNNNNNNNNNNNNNNNNNNNNNNNNNNNNNNNNNNNNNNNNNNNNNNNNNNNNNNNNNNNNNNNNNNNNNNNNNNNNNNNNNNNNNNNNNNNNNNNNNNNNNNNNNNNNNNNNNNNNNNNNNNNNNNNNNNNNNNNNNNNNNNNNNNNNNNNNNNNNNNNNNNNNNNNNNNNNNNNNNNNNNNNNNNNNNNNNNNNNNNNNNNNNNNNNNNNNNNNNNNNNNNNNNNNNNNNNNNNNNNNNNNNNNNNNNNNNNNNNNNNNNNNNNNNNNNNNNNNNNNNNNNNNNNNNNNNNNNNNNNNNNNNNNNNNNNNNNNNNNNNNNNNNNNNNNNNNNNNNNNNNNNNNNNNNNNNNNNNNNNNNNNNNNNNNNNNNNNNNNNNNNNNNNNNNNNNNNNNNNNNNNNNNNNNNNNNNNNNNNNNNNNNNNNNNNNNNNNNNNNNNNNNNNNNNNNNNNNNNNNNNNNNNNNNNNNNNNNNNNNNNNNNNNNNNNNNNNNNNNNNNNNNNNNNNNNNNNNNNNNNNNNNNNNNNNNNNNNNNNNNNNNNNNNNNNNNNNNNNNNNNNNNNNNNNNNNNNNNNNNNNNNNNNNNNNNNNNNNNNNNNNNNNNNNNNNNNNNNNNNNNNNNNNNNNNNNNNNNNNNNNNNNNNNNNNNNNNNNNNNNNNNNNNNNNNNNNNNNNNNNNNNNNNNNNNNNNNNNNNNNNNNNNNNNNNNNNNNNNNNNNNNNNNNNNNNNNNNNNNNNNNNNNNNNNNNNNNNNNNNNNNNNNNNNNNNNNNNNNNNNNNNNNNNNNNNNNNNNNNNNNNNNNNNNNNNNNNNNNNNNNNNNNNNNNNNNNNNNNNNNNNNNNNNNNNNNNNNNNNNNNNNNNNNNNNNNNNNNNNNNNNNNNNNNNNNNNNNNNNNNNNNNNNNNNNNNNNNNNNNNNNNNNNNNNNNNNNNNNNNNNNNNNNNNNNNNNNNNNNNNNNNNNNNNNNNNNNNNNNNNNNNNNNNNNNNNNNNNNNNNNNNNNNNNNNNNNNNNNNNNNNNNNNNNNNNNNNNNNNNNNNNNNNNNNNNNNNNNNNNNNNNNNNNNNNNNNNNNNNNNNNNNNNNNNNNNNNNNNNNNNNNNNNNNNNNNNNNNNNNNNNNNNNNNNNNNNNNNNNNNNNNNNNNNNNNNNNNNNNNNNNNNNNNNNNNNNNNNNNNNNNNNNNNNNNNNNNNNNNNNNNNNNNNNNNNNNNNNNNNNNNNNNNNNNNNNNNNNNNNNNNNNNNNNNNNNNNNNNNNNNNNNNNNNNNNNNNNNNNNNNNNNNNNNNNNNNNNNNNNNNNNNNNNNNNNNNNNNNNNNNNNNNNNNNNNNNNNNNNNNNNNNNNNNNNNNNNNNNNNNNNNNNNNNNNNNNNNNNNNN
This genomic window contains:
- the retreg3 gene encoding reticulophagy regulator 3 — encoded protein: MAQESETGDADRGSGDSVTRGPGGGVRSRRRSGDTAEQVRAVKAALMDALGPHERLVNYLQAVLLWERPVHSVLLYTLTNCGFWFFALSSFRLLFLLALGLALVVCVDTWRNQIWPKIKVKRLDEGENESWGLVQPGTLSVPELCHHIAEVWVSGASCAADLMEFKRHNPGQFCVLVCGLFSFLAMVGRYIPGLVLSYVAAWGALLCPLAIYHRVWPRACVRLEPALQWLDFSVKGYMMSKPIDNQFLRRPIRSGTSGDASDSEEELAAFCPTFDEAAFDKELAVTDSEHSDAEVSYTENGTFNLSRGQTPLTEGSEELDRHSDPEESFAQDLPDFPSINPDATLMDDDDDPSLGLPSSAGVSGHHRASASSALLDLDTQLDSDQDDFDTDLSLGGFTMSSDITGDLAGILASNMIQAALSGAMQAPRRYRKQSSSELDPDLDQDQDDFELLDQSELNQMDPVGGSGARGSGQNRTRGSGFLSNLLGKPQ